The proteins below come from a single Megalops cyprinoides isolate fMegCyp1 chromosome 5, fMegCyp1.pri, whole genome shotgun sequence genomic window:
- the pcyox1 gene encoding prenylcysteine oxidase 1, translating into MMVKTLPARTLLFLGLCLAGRRGFASAPEVKQPPKRIAVIGAGIGGTATAYFLRQEFGTGVKIDIFESGTVGGRLATEEIGGAEYETGGAVIHPLNLHMKHFVDRLGLSQRTDVPGKMAIFDGEQLSFQESDWFIINFLRMLWRYGFNFLRMQMWVEGVLDKFMRIYQYQQFGYSFSSVERLLHAMGGDSFLHLANQTLEEAMLGAGFSQSFLNGIVAPATRVNYGQSVRINGFVGAVSLAGTDPGLWAVDGGNKKVCSGLLYHSKAELIPARVTAISTKQRPIKTGGMASLYEVSYIEKSGSAHALYDIVIVATPLHQGLSQIAFHGFSPSIPSHFPGRYHQTIATLVHGLLNTSFLGVADPPSEFFVSDILTMEHKGSIFNSLSSIDPVHVPPGYSRPAASVRKVWKVFSPQPLTDTQLSQMFLSWEKVSEKRWLAYPSYSQPNRRTPPFVLHERLYYLGAVEWAASAMEMSAISARNLALLAHHRWHGMKGKIDQEDLHTRLRSEL; encoded by the exons ATGATGGTGAAAACTCTGCCAGCCAGAACACTCCTGTTCTTGGGGTTGTGCCTGGCTGGACGCCGCGGTTTCGCCTCTGCCCCGGAAGTGAAGCAACCTCCCAAGAGGATAG CGGTGATTGGGGCAGGCATTGGGGGTACAGCAACCGCCTACTTTCTGCGTCAGGAGTTTGGGACAGGGGTGAAGATTGACATCTTTGAGTCTGGGACAGTTGGGGGCCGACTGGCTACTGAGGAGATTGGAGGGGCTGAGTATGAGACGGGGGGTGCTGTCATTCACCCTCTCAACCTTCACATGAAGCACTTTGTGGACAGACTGG GCCTGTCCCAGCGTACTGATGTCCCTGGCAAAATGGCCATCTTTGATGGTGAGCAGTTGAGTTTCCAAGAAAGTGATTGGTTCATCATCAACTTCCTGCGCATGCTGTGGCGATACGGCTTCAACTTCCTGCGCATGCAGATGTGGGTGGAGGGTGTCCTGGACAAGTTCATGAG GATCTACCAGTACCAGCAGTTTGGCTACTCCTTTTCCAGTGTTGAAAGGCTCTTGCATGCTATGGGCGGGGACAGCTTCCTTCATCTGGCCAATCAGACACTAGAGGAGGCCATGCTGGGAGCAGGTTTCTCACAGAGCTTCCTGAATGGCATTGTAGCACCTGCCACCCGCGTCAACTATGGTCAGAGTGTCCGCATCAATGGCTTCGTAG GGGCggtgtccctggcagggacAGATCCAGGGCTGTGGGCTGTGGATGGGGGCAATAAGAAGGTGTGCTCAGGGCTGCTGTACCACAGTAAGGCAGAGCTCATTCCAGCACGGGTGACGGCCATCTCCACCAAACAACGACCCATCAAGACTG GAGGCATGGCCAGCCTGTATGAGGTGAGCTATATTGAGAAATCTGGGTCTGCCCATGCCCTTTATGACATTGTCATAGTGGCCACCCCACTCCACCAGGGCCTCTCCCAGATAGCCTTCCATGGcttctccccctccatcccatCGCACTTCCCTGGACGCTACCACCAAACCATTGCCACCCTGGTCCACGGCCTCCTCAACACCTCCTTCCTGGGGGTTGCTGATCCGCCATCCGAGTTTTTTGTGTCTGACATCCTCACCATGGAACACAAGGGCTCCATCTTCAACAGCCTCAGCTCCATCGACCCGGTCCATGTCCCACCTGGCTACTCTCGTCCTGCAGCCAGCGTCCGGAAGGTGTGGAAGGTGTTCTCACCCCAGCCGCTGACTGACACCCAGCTCTCCCAGATGTTCTTGTCCTGGGAGAAGGTTTCGGAGAAGCGATGGCTGGCGTATCCCTCTTACAGCCAACCAAACAGGAGGACACCCCCTTTTGTGCTGCATGAGCGGTTGTACTACTTGGGTGCGGTTGAGTGGGCGGCCAGTGCCATGGAGATGAGTGCCATCTCCGCCAGGAATCTAGCACTGCTGGCACATCACCGCTGGCATGGGATGAAAGGTAAAATTGATCAGGAAGACCTACATACCAGACTGAGGAGTGAGCTATAG
- the dtwd2 gene encoding tRNA-uridine aminocarboxypropyltransferase 2 yields MDTQCGDLSALSISDKSSETPAESICNASTCRGEHEDNAGGFGELSQLPIEINERRPTCLRCGRPQKVCLCPFLPACHLEVSTSLYIVQHPAEESRVLRTVPLLAACLPPEKCKVFVGRRFNEERNPELAAVCQDPRTLILYPGPEAGNLEDMNVDFSAAPYNVIIIDGTWSQAKDMFHRNALFRLPKQVQLNSSPSSQYVIRTQPTNMCLSTLECAAVTLAIMEKNKAIEELLLRPLKALCSFQLQHGAQVHHSKEHLLRNGMYDKPMPKNKRKIKRMERLVSNQNI; encoded by the exons ATGGACACGCAATGTGGGGATCTCTCGGCTCTAAGTATCTCTGACAAGTCTTCTGAAACTCCTGCCGAATCGATTTGCAATGCGAGTACGTGTCGGGGAGAGCATGAGGACAATGCTGGCGGATTTGGGGAATTATCGCAGCTGCCTATTGAAATAAACGAGAGACGTCCCACTTGTTTACGGTGTGG CCGCCCCCAGAAAGTGTGTCTATGCCCGTTTCTGCCAGCATGTCATCTGGAGGTGTCCACAAGTCTTTATATTGTGCAGCATCCTGCAGAA GAGAGTCGAGTGCTTCGCACTGTTCCCCTTCTGGCAGCCTGTCTTCCTCCTGAAAAATGCAAAGTCTTTGTAGGAAGGAGATTTAATGAGGAGAG GAACCCTGAGctggcagctgtgtgtcaggACCCCAGAACCCTGATTCTGTATCCAGGTCCCGAAGCGGGGAACTTAGAGGACATGAACGTGGACTTCTCTGCTGCTCCATACAACGTCATCATTATAGACGGGACATGGAGTCAGGCTAAGGACATGTTCCACAGAAATGCTCTCTTTCGCTTGCCCAAGCAG GTGCAGCTGAACAGCTCTCCCTCCAGTCAGTACGTGATCCGCACCCAGCCCACCAACATGTGCCTTTCCACGCTGGAGTGCGCGGCTGTCACCTTGGCCATAATGGAGAAGAACAAAGCCATCGAGGAG CTGCTCCTGAGACCCTTGAAGGCCCTCTGCTCCTTCCAGCTGCAGCATGGTGCACAGGTGCATCACAGTAAGGAGCACCTATTGCGGAATGGCATGTACGACAAACCCATGCCCAAGAACAAGCGCAAAATTAAGAGGATGGAGCGGCTCGTCTCCAACCAGAACATTTAG